A single genomic interval of Oenanthe melanoleuca isolate GR-GAL-2019-014 chromosome 13, OMel1.0, whole genome shotgun sequence harbors:
- the TCOF1 gene encoding treacle protein isoform X2, with the protein MAADGGGGRELLALIHQHLLRGGFARAARELQAQSGQKLLPSLSTSLEDIFTHWEKTPPNSKRRNVSDEEATIPEKIRVPDPVSSSESSEKEEDEKEKAKAANAASLSLATNSVVNVESSEEDESSSEDEALPGKGTVTVTAAVVGGKAANSLHSPPKPADRTVLSNKQQPNAPAAAPAPAKAQKLPSPGKPGHTTAAVAKVGQSKAPVPTKAPESSSSSSSSSESEEEEETPAAKAPAPKAEPAAGAESSSEESSEDTSSEEELAVPAIQAKPAVKTVQSNTTPVKSAPAAPVSLKKTAVKQTALAAGQAKPASTTVPGAAQPDDTSESSSSSDSDDEERPLVTQTKPPPKAVPSPVKPTPAASLSVKAAPAKTLPQSQGKAAPKTAVPKQAKTSLARTAAPVKPAESIKPVESSASSASEEEDLPVPISQKRLSDQSKPIPNLSQADKDVQPEKAVVSTLKSQISQSGNSDSSDSEEETPAAQRQPPQAVKTNSVPQPTNVKKAPASAPATAPPAVDSSDDSSEESDSEDEIVPPSQNLSQQNVKVTAVPSMVATKANATLPSGKRTKTPAVPAVSKVSESLSSEHNMLAGKVPTASSQEQTVPVGKAPPASTAVPGNSTAKGRKPVLQPGQDSHPSQAVPPTHAEDTTDSSSSSDSDEEEAPKQPSKSGSLQKPGGTQPAHSSSSESSEEEEEDAASQSLLTGYPVLSKTPETPPAPKTVSPQAGGEVGPGKAAGSAASSLAKGSLKAAPADGSSSDSSDSDTDDNQVAANHKAENNPPSRQEATEVSSKKKVARKTEPDHASLKASSLKKTLATKENNVGTTGMQMTSSSPHALLSIPESHQPSSGSETEVTTSAKVPAVQTVEGLEVKKKKKKEKKEKKEKEKKKPSSTADKAVKTSKNKDKETKKQKTSQKRKLTAEDGAVGQPKEKKQKGQTNEEVPKKKKKADGDLEKVASSKEKKKAAKKKKTEKEKKKSKKASLEGVPVADGSAEAPKKKKKKKKGAEPEGL; encoded by the exons ATGGCCGCCgacggcggcggcgggcgggagcTGCTCGccctcatccaccagcacctgCTCCGTGGCGGCTTCGCGCGGGCCGCCCGGGAGCTGCAGGCGCAGAGCGGCCAG AAATTGCTCCCTTCGCTTTCGACCTCTCTCGAGGACATCTTTACTCACTGGGAAAA AACTCCACCAAATTCTAAGAGAAGAAACGTGAGTGATGAGGAGGCAACCATCCCAGAAAAGATCAGAGTTCCTGATCCCgtgagcagctctgagagctcagagaaagaagaggatGAGAAAGAGAAGGCGAAGGCTGCAAATG CAGCCAGCCTTTCTCTGGCCACAAACTCGGTAGTGAATGTAGAAAGCAGTGAGGAAGATGAATCCTCGTCAGAAGATGAGGCTCTGCCTGGGAAAGGCACAGTGACG gtgacagcagctgtggTGGGTGGCAAAGCTGCCAACTCCCTTCATTCGCCTCCCAAGCCTGCTGACAGAACTGTGCTCTCTAACAAGCAGCAGCCCaatgccccagctgcagctccagccccagccaagGCCCAGAAACTGCCCAGTCCTGGGAAGCCTGGACAtaccacagcagctgtggccaAAGTAGGGCAAAGCAAAGCACCAGTACCGACCAAAGCACCGGAaagttccagcagcagcagctcctcatccgAGAgcgaggaggaagaggagactCCAGCTGCAAAGGCCCCAGCCCCCAAAGCGG AgccagctgctggggctgagagcagcagtgaggaatCAAGTGAGGACACATCCtctgaggaggagctggcagtTCCAGCCATCCAG GCCAAGCCAGCTGTGAAAACAGTGCAGTCTAACACAACACCTGTGAAAAGTgcacctgctgctccagtgTCCCTTAAGAAGACTGCAGTGAAGCaaacagcactggcagcaggcCAGGCCAAACCTGCATCAACAACGgttcctggggctgcacagcctgATGACAcatcagagagcagcagctcatcGGACAGTGACGATGAAGAACGTCCATTAGTAACCCAA ACAAAGCCACCTCCAAAAGCCGTCCCATCCCCAGTGAAACCTACACCAGCAGCATCACTCTCTGTcaaagcagctccagcaaaAACACTTCCACAGTCCCAAGGGAAGGCAGCACCAAAAACAGCAGTGCCAAAGCAGGCTAAAACCTCACTGGCAAGGACTGCTGCTCCCGTGAAGCCTGCTGAAAGTATAAAGCCAGTGGAGAGCTCTGCCTCATCAGCCAGTGAAGAAGAGGatctccctgtgcccatcagCCAGAAG aggtTATCAGACCAGTCCAAGCCTATTCCCAATCTGAGCCAGGCTGATAAAGATGTGCAGCCTGAAAAAGCAGTGGTAAGCACCTTGAAAAGCCAGATTTCACAAAGTGGGAACAGTGACTCGTCTGACAGTGAGGAGGAgactcctgcagcacagagacagCCTCCACAAGCTG tgaaAACCAATTCTGTGCCCCAACCAACAAACGTGAAAAAGGCACCAGCTTCAgcaccagccacagcccctccagctgtgGACAGCAGTGATGATTCCAGTGAGGAGTCAGATTCAGAGGATGAAATAGTCCCACCTTCCcag AATCTGTCCCAGCAGAACGTCAAAGTAACTGCAGTTCCGAGCATGGTGGCTACAAAGGCAAATGCCACCCTGCCTTCAGGGAAGAGGACAAAaactcctgctgtccctgcagtgagcaAAGTGTCTGAGAGCTTGAGCTCAGAGCACAACATGCTGGCAGGAAAG GTGCCCACTGCTTCTAGCCAAGAGCAGACGGTTCCTGTGGGAaaagctcctcctgccagcactgctgtcccAGGAAATTCCACTGCCAAGGGGAGGAAGCCAgtcctgcagccaggacaggacAGCCACCcaagccaggctgtgccacccacTCATGCAGAGGACaccacagacagcagcagttcctcTGACAGTGACGAGGAGGAGGCACCCAAGCAGCCTTCCAAATCTG GTTCTCTGCAGAAACCAGGAGGGACCcagccagcccacagctcctcctcGGAGtccagtgaggaggaggaggaggatgcgGCATCACAG TCCCTCCTCACAGGCTACCCAGTCCTCTCCAAGACCCCAGAAACACCCCCGGCACCAAAGACGGTTTCCCCCCAGGCTGGAGGTGAGGTGGGGCCAGGGAAGgcagctgggagtgctgcaAGCTCCCTGGCCAAGGGCTCCCTGAAAGCAGCGCCGGCCGACGGCTCGAGCAGCGACAGCAGTGACTCCGACACAGATGACAACCAGGTGGCTGCAAACCACAAAGCAG aaaacaaCCCCCCTTCAAGGCAGGAAGCTACCGAAGTCTCCAGCAAAAAGAAGGTGGCAAGAAAAACAGAGCCAGATCATGCCAGCCTCAAAGCTTCTTCACTGAAGAAAACCCTGGCAACGAAAGAGAACAATGTTGGGACAACAGGGATGCAAATGACCTCATCATCACCACAtgccctgctctccatcccagagTCACACCAGCCAAGCTCAGGGAGTGAAACTGAGGTCACCACTTCTGCCAAAGTCCCTGCAGTGCAGACAGTGGAGGGATTGGAagtaaagaagaagaaaaaaaaggagaaaaaggagaaaaaagaaaaggagaaaaagaaaccatCCTCCACAGCAGACAAGGCTGTGAAAACATCCAAGAACAAAGACAAAGAGACCAAGAAGCAGAAAACGTCTCAGAAGCGGAAGCTGACAGCagaggatggggctgtggggcagcccaaggagaagaaacagaaagggCAAACTAATGAAGAAGtacccaaaaagaaaaagaaagcagatggTGACCTGGAGAAGGTGGcaagcagcaaggaaaagaaaaaagcagctaaAA aaaagaagactgaaaaagaaaagaagaagagcAAAAAGGCATCCTTGGAAGGGGTGCCTGTAGCAGATGGCTCTGCTGAGGCTcccaagaagaagaagaag aagaagaaaggagCTGAGCCTGAAGGATTGTGA
- the TCOF1 gene encoding treacle protein isoform X3, with protein sequence MAADGGGGRELLALIHQHLLRGGFARAARELQAQSGQKLLPSLSTSLEDIFTHWEKTPPNSKRRNVSDEEATIPEKIRVPDPVSSSESSEKEEDEKEKAKAANAASLSLATNSVVNVESSEEDESSSEDEALPGKGTVTVTAAVVGGKAANSLHSPPKPADRTVLSNKQQPNAPAAAPAPAKAQKLPSPGKPGHTTAAVAKVGQSKAPVPTKAPESSSSSSSSSESEEEEETPAAKAPAPKAEPAAGAESSSEESSEDTSSEEELAVPAIQAKPAVKTVQSNTTPVKSAPAAPVSLKKTAVKQTALAAGQAKPASTTVPGAAQPDDTSESSSSSDSDDEERPLVTQTKPPPKAVPSPVKPTPAASLSVKAAPAKTLPQSQGKAAPKTAVPKQAKTSLARTAAPVKPAESIKPVESSASSASEEEDLPVPISQKRLSDQSKPIPNLSQADKDVQPEKAVVSTLKSQISQSGNSDSSDSEEETPAAQRQPPQAVKTNSVPQPTNVKKAPASAPATAPPAVDSSDDSSEESDSEDEIVPPSQNLSQQNVKVTAVPSMVATKANATLPSGKRTKTPAVPAVSKVSESLSSEHNMLAGKVPTASSQEQTVPVGKAPPASTAVPGNSTAKGRKPVLQPGQDSHPSQAVPPTHAEDTTDSSSSSDSDEEEAPKQPSKSAGSLQKPGGTQPAHSSSSESSEEEEEDAASQSLLTGYPVLSKTPETPPAPKTVSPQAGGEVGPGKAAGSAASSLAKGSLKAAPADGSSSDSSDSDTDDNQVAANHKAENNPPSRQEATEVSSKKKVARKTEPDHASLKASSLKKTLATKENNVGTTGMQMTSSSPHALLSIPESHQPSSGSETEVTTSAKVPAVQTVEGLEVKKKKKKEKKEKKEKEKKKPSSTADKAVKTSKNKDKETKKQKTSQKRKLTAEDGAVGQPKEKKQKGQTNEEVPKKKKKADGDLEKVASSKEKKKAAKKKKTEKEKKKSKKASLEGVPVADGSAEAPKKKKKKKGAEPEGL encoded by the exons ATGGCCGCCgacggcggcggcgggcgggagcTGCTCGccctcatccaccagcacctgCTCCGTGGCGGCTTCGCGCGGGCCGCCCGGGAGCTGCAGGCGCAGAGCGGCCAG AAATTGCTCCCTTCGCTTTCGACCTCTCTCGAGGACATCTTTACTCACTGGGAAAA AACTCCACCAAATTCTAAGAGAAGAAACGTGAGTGATGAGGAGGCAACCATCCCAGAAAAGATCAGAGTTCCTGATCCCgtgagcagctctgagagctcagagaaagaagaggatGAGAAAGAGAAGGCGAAGGCTGCAAATG CAGCCAGCCTTTCTCTGGCCACAAACTCGGTAGTGAATGTAGAAAGCAGTGAGGAAGATGAATCCTCGTCAGAAGATGAGGCTCTGCCTGGGAAAGGCACAGTGACG gtgacagcagctgtggTGGGTGGCAAAGCTGCCAACTCCCTTCATTCGCCTCCCAAGCCTGCTGACAGAACTGTGCTCTCTAACAAGCAGCAGCCCaatgccccagctgcagctccagccccagccaagGCCCAGAAACTGCCCAGTCCTGGGAAGCCTGGACAtaccacagcagctgtggccaAAGTAGGGCAAAGCAAAGCACCAGTACCGACCAAAGCACCGGAaagttccagcagcagcagctcctcatccgAGAgcgaggaggaagaggagactCCAGCTGCAAAGGCCCCAGCCCCCAAAGCGG AgccagctgctggggctgagagcagcagtgaggaatCAAGTGAGGACACATCCtctgaggaggagctggcagtTCCAGCCATCCAG GCCAAGCCAGCTGTGAAAACAGTGCAGTCTAACACAACACCTGTGAAAAGTgcacctgctgctccagtgTCCCTTAAGAAGACTGCAGTGAAGCaaacagcactggcagcaggcCAGGCCAAACCTGCATCAACAACGgttcctggggctgcacagcctgATGACAcatcagagagcagcagctcatcGGACAGTGACGATGAAGAACGTCCATTAGTAACCCAA ACAAAGCCACCTCCAAAAGCCGTCCCATCCCCAGTGAAACCTACACCAGCAGCATCACTCTCTGTcaaagcagctccagcaaaAACACTTCCACAGTCCCAAGGGAAGGCAGCACCAAAAACAGCAGTGCCAAAGCAGGCTAAAACCTCACTGGCAAGGACTGCTGCTCCCGTGAAGCCTGCTGAAAGTATAAAGCCAGTGGAGAGCTCTGCCTCATCAGCCAGTGAAGAAGAGGatctccctgtgcccatcagCCAGAAG aggtTATCAGACCAGTCCAAGCCTATTCCCAATCTGAGCCAGGCTGATAAAGATGTGCAGCCTGAAAAAGCAGTGGTAAGCACCTTGAAAAGCCAGATTTCACAAAGTGGGAACAGTGACTCGTCTGACAGTGAGGAGGAgactcctgcagcacagagacagCCTCCACAAGCTG tgaaAACCAATTCTGTGCCCCAACCAACAAACGTGAAAAAGGCACCAGCTTCAgcaccagccacagcccctccagctgtgGACAGCAGTGATGATTCCAGTGAGGAGTCAGATTCAGAGGATGAAATAGTCCCACCTTCCcag AATCTGTCCCAGCAGAACGTCAAAGTAACTGCAGTTCCGAGCATGGTGGCTACAAAGGCAAATGCCACCCTGCCTTCAGGGAAGAGGACAAAaactcctgctgtccctgcagtgagcaAAGTGTCTGAGAGCTTGAGCTCAGAGCACAACATGCTGGCAGGAAAG GTGCCCACTGCTTCTAGCCAAGAGCAGACGGTTCCTGTGGGAaaagctcctcctgccagcactgctgtcccAGGAAATTCCACTGCCAAGGGGAGGAAGCCAgtcctgcagccaggacaggacAGCCACCcaagccaggctgtgccacccacTCATGCAGAGGACaccacagacagcagcagttcctcTGACAGTGACGAGGAGGAGGCACCCAAGCAGCCTTCCAAATCTG CAGGTTCTCTGCAGAAACCAGGAGGGACCcagccagcccacagctcctcctcGGAGtccagtgaggaggaggaggaggatgcgGCATCACAG TCCCTCCTCACAGGCTACCCAGTCCTCTCCAAGACCCCAGAAACACCCCCGGCACCAAAGACGGTTTCCCCCCAGGCTGGAGGTGAGGTGGGGCCAGGGAAGgcagctgggagtgctgcaAGCTCCCTGGCCAAGGGCTCCCTGAAAGCAGCGCCGGCCGACGGCTCGAGCAGCGACAGCAGTGACTCCGACACAGATGACAACCAGGTGGCTGCAAACCACAAAGCAG aaaacaaCCCCCCTTCAAGGCAGGAAGCTACCGAAGTCTCCAGCAAAAAGAAGGTGGCAAGAAAAACAGAGCCAGATCATGCCAGCCTCAAAGCTTCTTCACTGAAGAAAACCCTGGCAACGAAAGAGAACAATGTTGGGACAACAGGGATGCAAATGACCTCATCATCACCACAtgccctgctctccatcccagagTCACACCAGCCAAGCTCAGGGAGTGAAACTGAGGTCACCACTTCTGCCAAAGTCCCTGCAGTGCAGACAGTGGAGGGATTGGAagtaaagaagaagaaaaaaaaggagaaaaaggagaaaaaagaaaaggagaaaaagaaaccatCCTCCACAGCAGACAAGGCTGTGAAAACATCCAAGAACAAAGACAAAGAGACCAAGAAGCAGAAAACGTCTCAGAAGCGGAAGCTGACAGCagaggatggggctgtggggcagcccaaggagaagaaacagaaagggCAAACTAATGAAGAAGtacccaaaaagaaaaagaaagcagatggTGACCTGGAGAAGGTGGcaagcagcaaggaaaagaaaaaagcagctaaAA aaaagaagactgaaaaagaaaagaagaagagcAAAAAGGCATCCTTGGAAGGGGTGCCTGTAGCAGATGGCTCTGCTGAGGCTcccaagaagaagaagaag aagaaaggagCTGAGCCTGAAGGATTGTGA
- the TCOF1 gene encoding treacle protein isoform X1, translating to MAADGGGGRELLALIHQHLLRGGFARAARELQAQSGQKLLPSLSTSLEDIFTHWEKTPPNSKRRNVSDEEATIPEKIRVPDPVSSSESSEKEEDEKEKAKAANAASLSLATNSVVNVESSEEDESSSEDEALPGKGTVTVTAAVVGGKAANSLHSPPKPADRTVLSNKQQPNAPAAAPAPAKAQKLPSPGKPGHTTAAVAKVGQSKAPVPTKAPESSSSSSSSSESEEEEETPAAKAPAPKAEPAAGAESSSEESSEDTSSEEELAVPAIQAKPAVKTVQSNTTPVKSAPAAPVSLKKTAVKQTALAAGQAKPASTTVPGAAQPDDTSESSSSSDSDDEERPLVTQTKPPPKAVPSPVKPTPAASLSVKAAPAKTLPQSQGKAAPKTAVPKQAKTSLARTAAPVKPAESIKPVESSASSASEEEDLPVPISQKRLSDQSKPIPNLSQADKDVQPEKAVVSTLKSQISQSGNSDSSDSEEETPAAQRQPPQAVKTNSVPQPTNVKKAPASAPATAPPAVDSSDDSSEESDSEDEIVPPSQNLSQQNVKVTAVPSMVATKANATLPSGKRTKTPAVPAVSKVSESLSSEHNMLAGKVPTASSQEQTVPVGKAPPASTAVPGNSTAKGRKPVLQPGQDSHPSQAVPPTHAEDTTDSSSSSDSDEEEAPKQPSKSAGSLQKPGGTQPAHSSSSESSEEEEEDAASQSLLTGYPVLSKTPETPPAPKTVSPQAGGEVGPGKAAGSAASSLAKGSLKAAPADGSSSDSSDSDTDDNQVAANHKAENNPPSRQEATEVSSKKKVARKTEPDHASLKASSLKKTLATKENNVGTTGMQMTSSSPHALLSIPESHQPSSGSETEVTTSAKVPAVQTVEGLEVKKKKKKEKKEKKEKEKKKPSSTADKAVKTSKNKDKETKKQKTSQKRKLTAEDGAVGQPKEKKQKGQTNEEVPKKKKKADGDLEKVASSKEKKKAAKKKKTEKEKKKSKKASLEGVPVADGSAEAPKKKKKKKKGAEPEGL from the exons ATGGCCGCCgacggcggcggcgggcgggagcTGCTCGccctcatccaccagcacctgCTCCGTGGCGGCTTCGCGCGGGCCGCCCGGGAGCTGCAGGCGCAGAGCGGCCAG AAATTGCTCCCTTCGCTTTCGACCTCTCTCGAGGACATCTTTACTCACTGGGAAAA AACTCCACCAAATTCTAAGAGAAGAAACGTGAGTGATGAGGAGGCAACCATCCCAGAAAAGATCAGAGTTCCTGATCCCgtgagcagctctgagagctcagagaaagaagaggatGAGAAAGAGAAGGCGAAGGCTGCAAATG CAGCCAGCCTTTCTCTGGCCACAAACTCGGTAGTGAATGTAGAAAGCAGTGAGGAAGATGAATCCTCGTCAGAAGATGAGGCTCTGCCTGGGAAAGGCACAGTGACG gtgacagcagctgtggTGGGTGGCAAAGCTGCCAACTCCCTTCATTCGCCTCCCAAGCCTGCTGACAGAACTGTGCTCTCTAACAAGCAGCAGCCCaatgccccagctgcagctccagccccagccaagGCCCAGAAACTGCCCAGTCCTGGGAAGCCTGGACAtaccacagcagctgtggccaAAGTAGGGCAAAGCAAAGCACCAGTACCGACCAAAGCACCGGAaagttccagcagcagcagctcctcatccgAGAgcgaggaggaagaggagactCCAGCTGCAAAGGCCCCAGCCCCCAAAGCGG AgccagctgctggggctgagagcagcagtgaggaatCAAGTGAGGACACATCCtctgaggaggagctggcagtTCCAGCCATCCAG GCCAAGCCAGCTGTGAAAACAGTGCAGTCTAACACAACACCTGTGAAAAGTgcacctgctgctccagtgTCCCTTAAGAAGACTGCAGTGAAGCaaacagcactggcagcaggcCAGGCCAAACCTGCATCAACAACGgttcctggggctgcacagcctgATGACAcatcagagagcagcagctcatcGGACAGTGACGATGAAGAACGTCCATTAGTAACCCAA ACAAAGCCACCTCCAAAAGCCGTCCCATCCCCAGTGAAACCTACACCAGCAGCATCACTCTCTGTcaaagcagctccagcaaaAACACTTCCACAGTCCCAAGGGAAGGCAGCACCAAAAACAGCAGTGCCAAAGCAGGCTAAAACCTCACTGGCAAGGACTGCTGCTCCCGTGAAGCCTGCTGAAAGTATAAAGCCAGTGGAGAGCTCTGCCTCATCAGCCAGTGAAGAAGAGGatctccctgtgcccatcagCCAGAAG aggtTATCAGACCAGTCCAAGCCTATTCCCAATCTGAGCCAGGCTGATAAAGATGTGCAGCCTGAAAAAGCAGTGGTAAGCACCTTGAAAAGCCAGATTTCACAAAGTGGGAACAGTGACTCGTCTGACAGTGAGGAGGAgactcctgcagcacagagacagCCTCCACAAGCTG tgaaAACCAATTCTGTGCCCCAACCAACAAACGTGAAAAAGGCACCAGCTTCAgcaccagccacagcccctccagctgtgGACAGCAGTGATGATTCCAGTGAGGAGTCAGATTCAGAGGATGAAATAGTCCCACCTTCCcag AATCTGTCCCAGCAGAACGTCAAAGTAACTGCAGTTCCGAGCATGGTGGCTACAAAGGCAAATGCCACCCTGCCTTCAGGGAAGAGGACAAAaactcctgctgtccctgcagtgagcaAAGTGTCTGAGAGCTTGAGCTCAGAGCACAACATGCTGGCAGGAAAG GTGCCCACTGCTTCTAGCCAAGAGCAGACGGTTCCTGTGGGAaaagctcctcctgccagcactgctgtcccAGGAAATTCCACTGCCAAGGGGAGGAAGCCAgtcctgcagccaggacaggacAGCCACCcaagccaggctgtgccacccacTCATGCAGAGGACaccacagacagcagcagttcctcTGACAGTGACGAGGAGGAGGCACCCAAGCAGCCTTCCAAATCTG CAGGTTCTCTGCAGAAACCAGGAGGGACCcagccagcccacagctcctcctcGGAGtccagtgaggaggaggaggaggatgcgGCATCACAG TCCCTCCTCACAGGCTACCCAGTCCTCTCCAAGACCCCAGAAACACCCCCGGCACCAAAGACGGTTTCCCCCCAGGCTGGAGGTGAGGTGGGGCCAGGGAAGgcagctgggagtgctgcaAGCTCCCTGGCCAAGGGCTCCCTGAAAGCAGCGCCGGCCGACGGCTCGAGCAGCGACAGCAGTGACTCCGACACAGATGACAACCAGGTGGCTGCAAACCACAAAGCAG aaaacaaCCCCCCTTCAAGGCAGGAAGCTACCGAAGTCTCCAGCAAAAAGAAGGTGGCAAGAAAAACAGAGCCAGATCATGCCAGCCTCAAAGCTTCTTCACTGAAGAAAACCCTGGCAACGAAAGAGAACAATGTTGGGACAACAGGGATGCAAATGACCTCATCATCACCACAtgccctgctctccatcccagagTCACACCAGCCAAGCTCAGGGAGTGAAACTGAGGTCACCACTTCTGCCAAAGTCCCTGCAGTGCAGACAGTGGAGGGATTGGAagtaaagaagaagaaaaaaaaggagaaaaaggagaaaaaagaaaaggagaaaaagaaaccatCCTCCACAGCAGACAAGGCTGTGAAAACATCCAAGAACAAAGACAAAGAGACCAAGAAGCAGAAAACGTCTCAGAAGCGGAAGCTGACAGCagaggatggggctgtggggcagcccaaggagaagaaacagaaagggCAAACTAATGAAGAAGtacccaaaaagaaaaagaaagcagatggTGACCTGGAGAAGGTGGcaagcagcaaggaaaagaaaaaagcagctaaAA aaaagaagactgaaaaagaaaagaagaagagcAAAAAGGCATCCTTGGAAGGGGTGCCTGTAGCAGATGGCTCTGCTGAGGCTcccaagaagaagaagaag aagaagaaaggagCTGAGCCTGAAGGATTGTGA